Genomic DNA from Scomber scombrus chromosome 21, fScoSco1.1, whole genome shotgun sequence:
aaagttaaatctgtctgtttttcttttttaacgtACTTGAGATTAAATGACACTCAAACTACAATGTAATATCATCCCAACAACGTTTCCCCTTCACAGTCATCCTGTAATTAAATAAGAGTTAAATGTGATGTTATGGGACTTAAATGCTAATTAAGATTTaacccaaaaaataaataaagatttgcttttttttttcttaacatttcGGCTTTACAGTCATTTTGGTGTGTGCTGGTTTTTTGGAGCTTCAAACCTCAacaatttatgtttatttgtgtagttTAAATAACTGTATTACAGCACATCTTAACGAATAATTAGAGCAACACAAtagattaaaatatgaataaacgTATAtagctttaaataaataaatacgaCTTGAGACTCCATATTTAGATTAATTAACTCAATAAATAATagactttaaatattaaatatttaaaattaaatgcaTGCACCAGCagataaattaaaattatatttgtgGAGGAATTTCCTTTTAGTTGAGCTACAGATGAGTGAGTTTTGGAGCTTGCATGATTCTGTCCTGAGgatagcagctctgtgagaaaTACGACACGTTCACATCCAGGTTTTGGTCTGCTGGGTGTGAGGTggagctggtggtggtggtgctggtgctCGTACTGGTGGTGCTGGAGCTATGCGTGTGGTACTGCGGGTCAAACTGCGGGCCGTGCGTAAAGCCTGAAGCTGGATATTTGGAGTATTCTGCAGAGTATGCCGGCTGGGATTCAtggtgttggtggtgttgtTGGGGCTTGAGTGgtagaggtggtggtggtggtggaggggaggCTGTTTGGTAATCCCCGCCCAGATGTACATAACCCAGGCTGGATAGAGTGGGGCTGCCCGGGGCGGAGGGGGAAGatgggggagaggaggaggaggtggtggagataTTAAGGCCCTGGACTCTCTCGTCCTTCTTCTGCTTCATCCTCCGGTTCTGAAACCAAATTTTAATCTGTCTCTCGTGGACGTTGAGCAGGTTGGCCATCTCCACCCGCCTCGGCTTGCACAGGTAGCGGCTGAAGTGAAACTCCTTCTCCAGCTCCACCAGTTGCGCGCTCGTGTACGCCGTGCGTGTGCGTTTGGAGGCCGCCGGGGACGCGCTTGGAGGGCACTTCTCGTTGACGGTGCAgtctgtagagagagagagagagagagagagagaggagggctgGTCATGAAGGAGTCAGGGGTATAAATGGGAGCTACTCatgtttttgtgcctttttttcaaactttattatttagataaaaacacacaaattaacaaaaatgaaggaaaaacagCTCAGTACTAACACATAGACTGCAGTGTATAAATAAGACAGACATATTGTGTtacaaaaatgtggatttaagatgaaaaatagtcaaatattaatatattttaaggAGTCTTGATATTATGTGTAATATCTagctttttattatatattctaTTAGTAAATTAAATAGCATATAGTGGATATTTTACtcctcttttttcagttttatttatagctATATCCTGAGTTTTAATCATTTAGAAACTTTTAATTGAGTTAAagataaattatgtttattatataagCTATAAGATACATTTGTGATTTGGAATATAGCCTCTAAATAGCCTAAACtttacctttttaaagtttaaatccaGAGAGATATTTactctttgtgttttctctgcaaCTTCTACATTTCTATAATAATTAGTGTaatttcttctcctctgttatagtatattttttttattttagctacaaattaatattaaaattaataaatgaagtGAGCCTGTGTATGTTTATCTTTCTCCTACATCTCTGCCTGTAGCTTAATTAATAGCCTGGTGACCTTTTGACCTGGAAAATATAAAGCTACACATTAATTCCCTCAATTAAACTTTCATTAAGAGCCccgatgaagatgaagaggagcaggaatgaatgaataaatgaaaaggcCTCATTGAAACCAATCaccacctccctcccttcatgtCCAGTCTTGCTTGTTTTCATATCTTACAGACCTGATATCCTCCTGCTGGCTTTCTGATTTGCGTGTCTGGACTCTTTCATCCAGGGGAAAACCTTTTTGCTCACAGTAAACTTGACATTTTGCTGCTTTGACCTCCGAGGATGAAGAAGCTGCATAGTCTCCACTTGGtgcccatcatcatcatcatcatcagcaggaggaggaggaagagccaCAGCAGCAGATGCATTTGCGGGATAATGCGTGCAACAAAACGCACCGACATCCCCACGCACATTCTGCAGAGACTCACTGCTGTTGTGGGTGAAGAAGAAGTGGTGTTGTTGCTGGATGCTGTTGTGCGTTTTCTGCATTTCCATTAAATGAACACCGGGGCCCCTTTTGACCTTCTGACGGAGCACAGGCAGCCAAATGTCACATGGCAGGTTTCCAGAAAGCCCTgggcccaaaaaaaaaaaaaaaaaacacaacacagaatcAGGGAGGAGACTAAATGATCCATCTTATCAACTCAATAGTGTGCTGACATGAATAGCAAGCCTctcctgcatgcacacacaaccgAGAATGAAGAGTTTagtggagagaagaaaaaaaaaagacgatgtGAAAATAGGTTCATCTAAAAATCTGTGCAGAAATGACActattttgctttttaatttaatgcaatTAATACCCTCACTTCTTTACAACCatgcttattttatatttaatagtgTTATTCGATAATGGCAGCAACACAATgcatattataattattttagctTGTAAAAATATAGCTCTTTTGTTTTGGTTCATGAAGGATACGAGAACATGAATAATACTAATTCATCTTCACAcgaacaataaaaacataaacaagaatataaaagcaacaaaaatacatttaatataaatataaatgcattcctttctttttttaattcagcttttttaaaatagtctTTCCTCCTAATTACATTATACAGGCCTTAATAAATAAGAAGCCTTGTAGACAGTTAATTTATAGTCCTTTCCTTGTCTCACACATTTTCAAAGGGAAATGAAATTAATGTTATATCACATTTTACACCAAAACACATCCATCAAACAGCAAATAATACAGAAGTCTattgtgctgctgcagctgtttgatGCCATGCAAACGGAGACAAAGCGCGAtttaaaaccaaacacacaacaaagaaaatggaaaaatccAGCCTCGATAtcttcctttttatttgattCAATTTAGCCTTTCTTTTGAAATTAAACAGAGCAAAATtacgagagagggagagagagagagggagagaggggggaaagagagggaagcagacacacacgcatagagagggagaaagagagagagagagagagaataagtcTGGAGGCATGCAGCTTTATGAACTCTGGTTGAACCGTGGCTGGAGTCAGGCTCGTAAATCATAAAGACACATAACCGAGCGCGCGGCACAACACCCCGACTGCCTTACCTTCAAAACCCTACATTCATTCCCCCCActaagaggaagaaaaaaagaaaaacatcctgCATGCACACgcagacaaacaacaaacatctctctctctctctctttctctttctctctctctctcacactctctctttctttctctcaccttTGGAAAATGTGCCAGATTAGAATAATCCCTGCAGAGGAGGCTGCCGCCGTCGCTTCTTCGCATTAGATGATGTGATGGTGTGGCTTTGCATGCCAGCAGGGTGAAGCAGAGTGGACAGTGTTTCTGCAGCTCACACACCGCCCTGCATACTATttcactgagtgtgtgtgtgtgagtgtgtgtgtgagagaggggggaaagaaaaaaaggctttctgCTGATCATGCAAGCAGCACtttcatgtattcatgtatGGTAATAACAGCCATGCGTTAAAGATAAGgcttttttattactattacgCACAtctataggtgtgtgtgtgtgtgtgtgtgtgtgtgtgtgtgtgtgtgtgtgtgtgtgtgtgtgtgtgtgtgtgtgtgtgtgtgtgtgtgtgtgtgtgtgtgtgtgtgtgtgtgtgtgtgtgtgtggcacaaATCTCTCCATCTCCCACATCTCTATGGCAATTAAAGGCTGAATGGGAAAGCCTGGAAACATTAAGGTGGCTCAGCACATAAGGAGGCAAAGCtgctatatatataatatacatgtagcatatatatatatatatattatttttttggcaCCAACTCCTTTTTAAGTGGATTTAGATAAGGAAAACGAGCTGTTAAGAGGTTTTCACTCCATCCCCTACACCATCAGGGTGGAAGCCTGAGTGGAAAACGACTCTCTcaaaagatttttatttttattctcacacacccccctccccccccccccccccccctttttttcttaaagtgcATATGCtccttagacacacacacacacacacacacacacacacacacacacacacacacacacacacacacacacacaggagcagcTACATCTCTATTGGCTTTAAACAGTGCTGCTGGGAACTTGTCCAAAGCTGTAATAATAAATTCAAACATCCACAGTTTAGGACTGATGCCAGAGCTGCTATACATCACTCCTCTAAGGAAAGCTATCAGTATTTAGTCtggtagggttttttttttgtttttttatttccaggCTACACAGAAGGAGCCATGCCATTACATTCACATACCATTAAGTCTTGTTGTTTATGTAATGAGATTTCTTTTTAGTGTAATTTGAATGAGTGATCAGGCTGTTTAAAAGCTCTGAGCTGCATGGAGACAGTGTGGTCAGCAGCACAAAAAACGCACAAGTGCACAAGTTTcttttttgattgatttatttatttctatatatcTAATGAGGCCGGGTCTGGTTTACATGATCAGAGCTGGTTTGCTGCAGAGGATCGATCGATTTGGAGGCTTTTTGGCGGCGCTTTGATCTCCACTCGTCgcggttgttttttgtttcctacTCGATAGCTTTGATTGGCTTTTAGAGGTAATATTTAACTAATTAATGTAAATGGGTGCCTTTGATCTCTGAGGCGTGCTGCAGAAGATAATATCATATATAGGCTACAATATCAGATCTAATATAGGTTATAATAATAAGATCTTTTATTCTATAGCTGCAGCTTTAATTGTCATTTAAAGGCTTAAAAGTTGTGTTAAAGTCTTTATAGCTGCACATTGAAGCTGTTGGGTGTGTTACGTggttttccttcctcctgtgtgtttcctctgcacaTATTGATCGGGGGTGTTATTTTGGGTCACGTGATCCTCCTAATTGTAGGTGGAGCTGTCATTTTTGAGCCTGGTTTGTTTCTCCTTCACATGAATGCTCCATTATTCTGTGTACAcatctgtttcctgtctttaccatcctctcctctctgtgtagcTCTTCCggatgttttgtatttttttgttttttttacagttaaagGGGATTTTTTTGGGGTGGAGGTCATTATCTAAATCCAGAATCTAAGGAGGATGATGTGTGCTGTGCAGATTGTAAAGCCTTCTGATTTTTGTCCTGCACCTGCACACAGCTTGGGTTGGATGTGcaaagtatttatatatatatgtatatccaTATCCACTGTTTTATGCATTGCACTGTGCATGCACCATATTACCCAGTTTAGGTAAAAGCATGCATTACCCAGTATTGCTGCTGTTTTGACTCAAACTTATCATTTCTTGCACACAAAACAATGTGCATGTGACAATCAGTACCAAACTAAAAAGAGTAGATTATAACAAGCTTTAAACCCAccagtaaaataaaaactgggTCAGAACAACACCTGGCTTTCTCTGCCATGTTAAACCAGTATTCACCCaaactgggtcaaatttaaACCCAGTTATATTTAGCGTGGTAAATGTCAACTTGACTTAAATGTTTGCTTCATGTTGAGCTCAAAGGTTCAAATATTATGATAAATATTCAGGAGTTTTTTACTGCATCACATCAcacaaatctcttttttttctcaatatatttttttttattattattggcaTGAGcaaggacacaaacacaacatttcaacatatttgtcattcccctataaaaaaacaaatcacataaACTTGCTTTAATCTGCTTGACCTCTAACCTCCACACATCTCAATCACACCATCAGAGGAGTTTCACTAtcctgcatacacacaccaaactacagacacacaccaaaacagacacacacatacacatagcaCCAATCTCAAAGATAGCCTGTAAAGTCCTGTTAAATAAGTGACATAAATACAAAGATAATCTGCCATAAATGCACCGTCTTCTATAAaaaaaccatcctctgctacgaGCCAGAGAAGATGCTGATGAGTCAGAGcataaaaaacacaccacaACATCCCTGAGCTGCACTTTACATCCTTCCCttcacatcttcatcatcatcacaacgAGCTGCACACtcctcagcccgcctgtctgagCGGTGATGGACACAttaaccctcctcctcctccccctcctcctcctcctcctcctcctcctcctccacctcctccacctcctcctcctcctccacctccatccCTTCACTCAGTCTGCAGGCCTGCTGACAAATGCAGCTCAGTGCAACCAATTAGCTGCAGGAACCACGTGTCCACACAGAAGAGGGATTTATTGCTCTGAATTCATTCAAAGACAGTTGAatcaacagtaacagcaacagcaactactcttcctctcctttttttaaacatttctcacagacaaaataggaaaaataaagcacattttaaaacagtataaCTTTGCATTTAGTAGTTTTTAAAAGCAAAGACTTACTTCACCCTTATTTTATGTTAGGTAATTCAAAAATccataaagaaaacacaattttctgcAACACCAAGCCaaacaaaacaagttttaaacATGATTATTCCTTCTCTAACTTTGCCtctgctcttcttctctctataaagttaaaaacattattataaacTTACTTTTTCCGCCGgcttttcatcttcttcttctcctcatctcAGATTCTCCGTCCAGGTTCCAGAGAGTCAGCGAGTGTATCTTCGGTTTCACTGTTTGTGTTGAAGTCCTCCTcgcatttctttcttttttttctttttttccccttccttctttccaccccTGCAAACTGAAAACTCCTCCTCGACTTTCCAGACAGTGCACGGCAGTGAAAAGAAGATAAACGAGGTGCAGAACAAAGCCGGCATTGAGGGGCCTGTCCTGCAACTTTCACAGATGTCATATTCATGCAGGAGTGTGCAGctaaaaaagaggagaaggggagaggagaggaagggaggaggggggggggcctgcagctctgtgaactcaaaaatacagaaaaatgacatgaaaccaGGAGCAGAAAACACCAAACATCCTCTCAGTGTAGCTTCACAATCCACAGCTGCTGCTATTTACTCTTTTATTTTGGTAGGGGGggcttttttaaaacacacatttcctcttcctcaggTGAAGTGTCATCACCTACATACTCCCCAAGATGCGAACTTGtggcttcttttattttttaacacaaattCGGATCTACAGGGTATATATAGATGACAGGtcatcagcccccccccccccgttaaTAATTCAACCATTTTAAATCATCTTAATACGCCTGCTgtccaaatattaaaaatataactgGAGCTTCAGCATTTTCTGCATTTACAGTTAAACCCCCAATAAGTTGTAattatcagctttattaatggttaataaatcaTGTAAAGCAGTTATAAGCCAATCAAACATTGCTCACTGTTGTTTATTTAGGTTATAAATGTTAGTAATCTATTTCTAATGCGCCTCTCTCTTTCTAATAAGCAACTACACATATTAATAAATCATGAATGAAGTCTGCAGTTGTGCTAATACGTTGTTAATAAATGGATTTTGGGTGCTGATCATGTTTATTTGGAATAAAAGCAGTTAGATGTTGCAACCATGGCAACCACAAAGTTTATTAGTGAGCATAAAGCATCATAAAGCATTAGGAAGtgatttattaaccattaataaaCCCTTTATTTTGCCCTTTATTTCAAAgtggcaccaaaaaaaaagtgctttaatcatgtatggctgcaactaaagaatattatttataggtttcttgattaattgattagtcgtttggtttataaatattcataaaatgttgatcagtgtttcacaaagctttaaaatacaacttaaaatgtcactttttgttAATTAACAGTCCACAACTTAAACAATACTCcaaagaaaccacaaaatattcacatttaagaagcaggAGCAATATAATTCTGAGCATTTTAACTtgaaaaatggtttaaaataatcaatagatGATCAGGTTAGTTGCAGATTAATGTTCAGTTAATGGATAAATCAATTAATGGACTAATGGTAGCAGCTGTGACACCCACACAGGTTTAAATAGAGATGTTTTAACAACAATATAACCTGGTTTTATGGCTTCACTGTGGAGCTTTTTCTTCTCAACGTTGTTAGAAGGAATCAGCAACGCACTAAAGTCACTTAACTCATAATTTACGCTCATCGTGagcatatttt
This window encodes:
- the LOC134003439 gene encoding homeobox protein Hox-B3-like, which codes for MEMQKTHNSIQQQHHFFFTHNSSESLQNVRGDVGAFCCTHYPANASAAVALPPPPADDDDDDGHQVETMQLLHPRRSKQQNVKFTVSKKVFPWMKESRHANQKASRRISDCTVNEKCPPSASPAASKRTRTAYTSAQLVELEKEFHFSRYLCKPRRVEMANLLNVHERQIKIWFQNRRMKQKKDERVQGLNISTTSSSSPPSSPSAPGSPTLSSLGYVHLGGDYQTASPPPPPPPLPLKPQQHHQHHESQPAYSAEYSKYPASGFTHGPQFDPQYHTHTDQNLDVNVSYFSQSCYPQDRIMQAPKLTHL